A window from Mya arenaria isolate MELC-2E11 chromosome 9, ASM2691426v1 encodes these proteins:
- the LOC128203602 gene encoding fibrinolytic enzyme, isozyme C-like: MGPSSGSRIINGEQASPGEFPHQVTLLRDGYHTCGGSIIANGWAITASHCVDGQMASSLAVVVDLHSFSNPGNYLLFDVAEVIMHNKYNTGPGGFPNDVALLRLNTVTQTADITKNIIEIAPTGADYSGQTCTISGWGVDESGSGSSVLLKADVTALTKTQCQDYWGTTNILDQHLCVKGYETANGSGSCNGDSGGPLVCQGKLAGVTSWGRSGCHVGGVVTHPSVYAKTAYFRSWVNTNCGGCIA; the protein is encoded by the exons ATGGGCCCATCTAGCGGATCCAGGATCATCAATGGAGAACAAGCGAGCCCCGGGGAGTTTCCCCACCAGGTCACCCTTCTCAGGGACGGCTACCACACTTGCGGCGGCTCCATCATAGCCAACGGCTGGGCAATCACTGCCTCCCACTGCGTCGACGGACA AATGGCAAGCTCATTGGCTGTAGTGGTCGACCTCCACAGCTTCTCCAATCCTGGTAACTACCTCTTGTTTGATGTCGCCGAGGTCATAATG CACAACAAATACAACACTGGTCCAGGAGGCTTTCCGAACGATGTTGCGCTCTTGCGTCTTAACACAGTAACTCAAACTGCTGACATCACGAAGAACATCATTGAAATTGCCCCTACTGGTGCCGATTATTCGGGGCAAACGTGCACTATTTCCGGATGGGGAGTCGAcg AGAGCGGAAGTGGAAGTTCTGTGTTATTGAAGGCGGATGTAACGGCTCTCACAAAGACTCAGTGTCAAGACTACTGGGGCACCACAAACATCCTCGACCAGCACCTGTGTGTAAAGGGCTACGAAACCGCAAACGGGAGTGGCTCATGCAAT ggTGACAGTGGTGGACCGCTGGTTTGTCAGGGAAAGCTCGCAGGTGTGACGTCATGGGGCCGCAGTGGTTGCCATGTCGGCGGTGTTGTGACACACCCGAGCGTCTATGCCAAAACGGCTTACTTCCGTAGCTGGGTGAATACCAACTGTGGAGGTTGCATCGCCTAA
- the LOC128203476 gene encoding fibrinolytic enzyme, isozyme C-like yields the protein MGPSSGSRIINGEQASPGEFPHQVTLLRDGYHTCGGSIIANGWAITASHCVDGQMASSLAVVVDLHSFSNPGNYLLFDVAEVIMHNKYNTGPGGFPNDVALLRLNTVTQTADITKNIIEIAPTGADYSGQTCTISGWGVDESGSGSSVLLKADVTALTKSQCQDYWGTTNILDQHLCVKGYETANGSGSCNGDSGGPLVCQGKLAGVTSWGRSGCHVGGVVTHPSVYAKTAYFRSWVNTNCGGCIA from the exons ATGGGCCCATCTAGCGGATCCAGGATCATCAATGGAGAACAAGCGAGCCCCGGGGAGTTTCCCCACCAGGTCACCCTTCTCAGGGACGGCTACCACACTTGCGGCGGCTCCATCATAGCCAACGGCTGGGCAATCACTGCCTCCCACTGCGTCGACGGACA AATGGCAAGCTCATTGGCTGTAGTGGTCGACCTCCACAGCTTCTCCAATCCTGGTAACTACCTCTTGTTTGATGTCGCCGAGGTCATAATG CACAACAAATACAACACTGGTCCAGGAGGCTTTCCGAACGATGTTGCGCTCTTGCGTCTTAACACAGTAACTCAAACTGCTGACATCACGAAGAACATCATTGAAATTGCCCCTACTGGTGCCGATTATTCGGGGCAAACGTGCACTATTTCCGGATGGGGAGTCGAcg AGAGCGGAAGTGGAAGTTCTGTGTTATTGAAGGCGGATGTAACGGCTCTCACAAAGAGTCAGTGTCAAGACTACTGGGGCACCACAAACATCCTCGACCAGCACCTGTGTGTAAAGGGTTACGAAACCGCAAACGGGAGTGGCTCATGCAAT ggTGACAGTGGTGGACCGCTGGTTTGTCAGGGAAAGCTCGCAGGTGTGACGTCATGGGGCCGCAGTGGTTGCCATGTCGGCGGTGTTGTGACACACCCGAGCGTCTACGCCAAAACGGCTTACTTCCGTAGCTGGGTGAATACCAACTGTGGAGGTTGCATCGCCTAA